The Apium graveolens cultivar Ventura chromosome 3, ASM990537v1, whole genome shotgun sequence sequence AGAGGGCTTTATATATTTAATGTTCTTATTTTTCATGCATTCTAAATTGCTGTCAACTTTATAAGGCTCGCCTTCACGAAGGCGCGTCCTAAAATTTGAAATGATTTGAAACAGTTTTCCTTATTCTTCGGGATTCATGATTGACATGACAGATTTGACAGCTGTCCTTTTTACCTATAAATAGGAGTCACTGACAgtcattttcatttttatttttttactctcccttttctttttattttctcttTCTTCACCAAAATCTTCAACTCCGGCGGCGACCTTTTGCTCAGAACTTGCCTTCTCTGTCACCATTCTTCCAATCTTTTCCAGTCAACTTCCTGTCCATTTGAAAAGGTATGTAGAACTCCTTTCTTTTCTGGATTTCGTCACATAAATCATATTGCATGCTACATTGTCTCTTCAACTTCCTTAGCTGTTCTCGATGATATACATAAAATGGTGTATGTATCTGTGTATGTATATGTTTAATTCTGTCTTTTTGCTGTTTTAGATCCAAATTTATTAGGTCTAATTTTTAATTTCATGTTTCTAGAAAGCCCAACCGGTTATCCCTAAAACTATATCTTATAATAAGGCGCGCCTTTTCATTCATACAGGGCGCGCCCTTATTTATTTGCAGCAACGCCATTGCTATTTAACGTTCATATTGTATAGCAGCTTTCATAGAGTCTATTGCTGATATGACGCGCCTTCTTAGTGTATGTTCTGTCTTAGAAAGGAGCTAACATAGATCATAGGAAATGTCATTCAATTAATTTTATCCCTACTTTTAATAGTTCCCTTCGTATTTCCGTGTATCATTCTTTCTAGTTGGGCGCGCCCTCAATATTTCTTTTGGTTTTCTTGGCAGCTGGAAgacgagggcgcgtcctctccttTTCACCCTTTTAAGGATTTTCTTACTAATTTGGGAATCTATTCTCCTCCAAACGCTTACTTCGACCCCAAGCCTCCAGACGCTCACCATACTCCCGAATTCCTGAACCGGGTGGCGCACCTCGTTCAAGATTCTAAAAAGGGTACCTTAATGGCAGATTTTTCTGACAGTTCATCCACGGACAATATTCCTCTATCTCGTCGACACGGGAAACAAAAACTGGTACAAAAAGAGAGATCTCCAGCTCCAACCAGTACAGAACTGGACGATGATGACTGGTTCGAGAGTTTGAATGCTGACAGATACAGAGGGGTTGAAAGGGGCGTTAATGTGGATGCAGGGCCTTCCAAGGTCTCCTATAGGGCTGTTTCTCCAAGCCTATCCCCTCAAATACCACAGGGCGTGCCTACCTCTCCTATTCTTGAGGGCACGCCCGAAGTAAATGCATCACCACTCCGTGATGAAGAAAATTTCTTTGATGAGGACTCCTTCCAGTTTTCCACCTCCCCTAAACCTTCTCTAATCCCCTTCCAACACTGGGAAGTTTCTGACAGTGAATTAGGCTTTGATTGGGAGGAATTCGAACCATGCAATGAAGCTGTGAAGAAACGTTTCAGGAAGGAGCATGGAAAGCTCTTCTGCGTGGGCCTATCCTCAGCTTGTTCAGATGAGCAGCTGGGATGGCTCATGGAATTTTATGATATGGAGGGCATATGGGCGCGCCCTTTAAGCATGATGTGGCCCCATATCTTCAATTATGGGAGGAACTTTGAGATTCCTAGAATGGTAACCAGCCCCAAGCTGGTATCTTTGGGTATAGGCGCGCCCTTACATCCCTACCTTAGGGAAGTGATAAAACTATATGACGTAGCTCCACTCCAACTTTCTCCCAACAGCTACAAGTTTATCCTGGATCTGTTCATCCTTTATACGGACTTGGGTTTCCCCCAGTCGTCAATGCCTGAAGTTACTTATTTTTTCAACCTAAGAAAGTCTGACCATGGGTACTACTATTTGGTGGTAGACATGCAGCACAACAAGAAGGATTTTTCCTCTGGCAAGCTTAGCCATGAAAAAGGTTGGAAGGAAAACTTCTTTTACTTGTACGACGTTCCCAGATTAAGGATAAGATTTAACAAGTCACCAAGTAAGGGCGCGCcctttctttcttttccttgCGTTATTTCTATGTTCTTTCTTCCTTTTCTCATCTTTATACTTTTTCAGACAGACCAGTGGCCAAACCTCTTAAGGGCGAGCCCAAAAAGCAAGCTGAAGCCCTTCTTAGAGTGGCTGCTAATAGGTGGAACTTAAAAACCTTAGTCACCCGGACCAACTTGATGCGAGTAGGAATCCTTTCTGACCAAGTAGGAACGAAGTGTAAATATGTGAAATTTAGGAAAGGTGTTCCTGTATCTCGCGTCATTGACTTAGATAGTGAAGAAGAGGTTGAAGAAGAAGAGGCAGAAGATAGCTCTTTTCAAGGCCAAGATCCTTCAGGTTCATTAATTGTAGAGCCTAAAGGCGCGCCCTTTACAATTGGCGCATCCTAGCTTCTTTTCTATTAGCTTTTTTATTAACATACTATATGTAAATTAACGTGGCTAGTCTTTCCGCCCCTTAGGGCGCGCCCTTTCACTCTAGGCGTAGCACTTTATGTATGTTTATCAATGTTATCTTTGTCAATTGCCTTTATTTATTACTCTGTTCAGCACATTTAACTATCAcgttcaattaacatgttatgtGTTTAATGTAGAAATGGCTCCTCCAAGAATCCCCAAATCTTTTGGGGCGCACCCTGGGGACAAATCCAAGCCTAAGCCGAAGAAAGATGCTCCTGCAGCACTGGTATCCGTCCCCAATCCAACTCCTATTCCTCAAACAACTCCTATCTTAAAAAGGCCTGTGATCGACCTTACAGATAAACAGAGCACGCCTAAGAGACATAGAGCAGAGGGCGCACCTTCTGGCTCTTCTGCTACCTTGAACGCTCTTGGCCCCATGGGTTCCCTTCACGTTtcggatgaagaagtggaacagTGGCAAGCCATGGACTTGGGAGATGCTACTCGTGCTTCTATAAAGGCATCTTTCCAATTGTTCATCCACTCCACCCGAGTGGTGGACAAGCTACTTGAAGAGGGGGTGCGCCTAGAGAGGCTGCAGGGTGACAACAACATTCTGAGGAACACCCTCAAAGACAAAGACTTTCTACATGCCAAGGACATTAAAGCTAAGGACTCTGAGATCTCTTTTCTCAATGATGAGATGGCCAATCTTACTTCTCAGTTGGAGATTGCCAAAAAAAAGGCTACCTCTCTCCATACTGAGCTTGGTGGAGCTAACCTGAGGATTGAGTATTTGGAGGAGCAGCAGAAACTGGGATGGCCTGATAAAAAGAGGGAAATGACTGATGAGGCATTTTCCAGTGGTTTCCACTTCTATAAGGTCGGTTTTGTGGCCAACGATCCTATTATTCTTTTGAGAAGTTTGGAGAAGAGACCGTCGCTGAGATGGTGGAATTTAAAAAGGAGCATGTTGTTGAGATTAAGGCAAGGAGGATAGAACTGGGGTTAGAGGAGGAAGAAAATGAGGGCGTGCCACAAGAGGAAGTCTCCAAGGGCGCGCCTGAAGCTGATCCCACTGTTCCTCTTCAATCTATTCCTCCAACAGACCAGTCTTAGGGCACGCCTTGATTCATTTTAGTTTAAATCTCAAATACTTCTGAGGAGCCGGCCCTCTTTTGATGCTGTGCAAAGTTGTATGACTTATTTTTCTGCTACTCTTTTACTTTTGCATGTATGGCTCGACGTTAATTTTATCTTTCCCCATATGCATAAAAATTTGTTAAGGCACTTTGATTTTTCCCTTGGCCTTTTATAAAAACATGACTCATATTTTCACGATGGCGCGCCCTCATATCACCACAAACTTGTCAGTTCATTATGACTGATGTTGCTACAGGGCGCGCCCTTTGATATCAGAGCTTATTTATTTAGCACATTCGTGGGTGTTTTCTTTTTACGTGGTCTCAAAGTTGTTATCGTCCCTTTTATCGTAGCACTTAGATATGAGGGCGCGCCATATTGTAAATAACACGTACTTTTTCTTATCAATAATGCCTTCGTGATATTTTATTTACTTATCAGTCCAAGGGCGCGCCTTAATTTGATTAGCTTTTGCCTTAGCTAATTTTGTTGTCCATGTACATTTGTTCCTTTCACCCTTGTATACTATGATTATCTTGATTATGAAGCAGAAGTTATTAGACAGGGCGCGCCTCAACATAGGGCGCGCCTCTGATGTTTTTCAAATGAGAAATTTCATGTCAAGCAAATAAAGCAATTTGAAGTAACTTTTTCCTTTTATtgataatgcgctctagtgtataaattacaccagtcccatggctactatgaaattatttgaaaatttttcttccttctgctagttccaaggttcgcagtcacatgtactaccccctaggctaggaggaatttatttgctactagCCTATTACATaagaatcaaaataaaataagaaaataagGGGGACATAGCCacaccctactgataatacttcCGTAAAAGTTCTGCATTCCATGCTCGAGGAATAAGTTTACCATCCAGATCTTCTAAGCGATAGGTTCCCTTCCAGAGTATAGCTTTAACTTTGTACgatccttcccaattagctccaagcacCCCGTGTTGAGCTATCTTAGTATTGGGCATAACCTTTCGCAACACAAGATCTCCAATCTTGAACGGTATGGATTTTACCTTTTTATTGAA is a genomic window containing:
- the LOC141714826 gene encoding uncharacterized protein LOC141714826, producing MVPVEVGAGSLRRDVFVVEDAEVNQRLHLDLLDEARTNSKLKLAAYQQRIVRYFNKKVKSIPFKIGDLVLRKVMPNTKIAQHGVLGANWEGSYKVKAILWKGTYRLEDLDGKLIPRAWNAELLRKYYQ